In the genome of Pseudanabaena mucicola str. Chao 1806, the window ATGTATAATTTATTGCAAAATTTAATGATGAACAAAAGCTAGGAAATTACAAGTAATGCTAGACAACTACCTATCAGTAATGGAAACTATGGATGAAGCCTTGATGTACTGTCAGTATGTCGAGTCTTGCTGCTTTGACATCAATTTTTTGGATAGCTTAGACATTGACATTGAAGGCACAAACTGGAATGAGCCACAATCAGCGCTAGATTTTAACAATGTTGCAGTTATGGCTTTGATTGCCGCAGATAATAGTGATGACTCTAACGAGAAGCGGTTATATCTAGAGTATGCAATTGAAACGCTGAAAAAAGGAATAGACATTACAAACAGTCTTTTGTGCAAAGCCCATCTTGCTATTGTTTGTGTGTTAACAGGAGAATTAGACAAAGCAAAAGATCTTGCCTATAGATACCTGTCAGAATCTTTTCAAAATTCAGATTTAAACAATGACTTAGGATTAATTTACTTACCTACACATTCACAGATCTGGAAAAACTTTGCACAAACTAAATTGCCCGAAATACTGACATTAAGTGATGGTAATAAGCAAGCTTTATCAATCATGACAGGGATTTTGTATCAAATTCAATCTGACTTTAAACTCAATGACTATCGAATCCTATTGGTTGTATCAGGTGGATTAAAAGAATTTGTAGAGAATACAGTTGTAAGTATTAGAAATTGTAATATCGATCCTCAATATATAGAGATATTCACGCCATCATCTGTTATTGAGGAGCTATCAGAACTGCGATCGCAATATGGTATCGGTAATATTACAGCGATCGAAGATATAGTTGAGAATATAGTTTTGAAGAATAATAATGCCTATCACAACTATGGCACTGGCGAATTTGGTAAATTCACACTCTCTAAATGGATCGCCATTAAGCATTTACTAAATCAAGGAGTGAAACAAGTAATCTATACAGATGTTGATATCGCATGGCGGCAGAATCCACTTCCTATGTTGCAACAAATTGGTAACCATTATTCTTTATCAATCCAAACTGAGGGAACTGCTAACTTTCCTCCACACTTCTGCACAGGATTTATGAGTTTTGTGAATAATGATTTTTCTCACAGATTGCTTGATTCTTTAATTAATCTTCACAGCCACTTCATTCAAACTAACCCTGAATACCACGATCAAATAGTCATCAATCATCTTATTCAATCTAGCCCATATTTACTCACAAATATATTTTCTCTATCAGAACTTCTTTTTGCTAATGGAATGTCAGCATGCTTACTGTCTGTATCTGATTCAGAGTTATCATCAATTCAGTCTGGGCGGCCAAATCCAATGATATTTCATGCGAATTGGACAGTGGGACTACAAAACAAAAAATATATGTTACAGAAAACTGGTAACTGGTTCTTAGAAGAAAAGCTATCTCAATCGCAAGCAAAAAAATATAAAGTTGCTAACCATGAGATTCTCTTACCGATAGATCAATAGATATCAAAGTCGATGGAAGAGGTATGACACTGTATTAGGAAATATTTCTAAGATTGTATTTACTAAGTATCGCAACTCTACAGCTATTGATATTGGTGCAAATGTCGGAGATAGTGCAGCCTTAATAAATCAGTATGTAAATGTTCCTATCTTGTGTATAGAGGGGCATCCTGACTTTATTCCATTTCTAAAACACAACGCTTTGATTATTGGGAATATAGACATTGCTCCTTACTTTATTGGTGAAGATGATCAAACAGTTAGTTTGGATAACGTATCGAGTAAAGGAGGTACAGCATCCATAACAAATGCTACTACATCAAGAAATCCCGAAAAGAATATTCAGCTCAAGAGTTTGAAATCAATCTTAGATGCATATCCTCAATTCCGTCAGCCCAAGTTAATCAAGATAGATTGTGACGGTTTTGATTTTGAAATCATCTTAAATTCTATAGTAACAATAAGAAGCATTCGACCTGTAATATGTTTTGAATATGATATCAGCTTCAGATCAAATGGCATAAATGAAGCCGTCAGTACTATAGACAAGTTAGTAGAATCTGACTATTCACACTTTCTAGTCTATGATAACTTTGGCAATTATCTAATCAGTATTGACTATAATCTTCGTGATAGATTTGATGATCTAAATCATTGTTTAAAATGCAATCGCTATCAAAGCGGCGAGGTTACAATCTATTACCTTGATGTCTATGCTTTTCACCGATATGATTACGACTTGTTTATTGAAGCAAGAAAAACGGAGTTGTTACCTTGCTAAGTTTGCTCATCTAGGTAAGCATGTGAAATGTAACATAGAGTAAGTCATATTGATTAATCGTCAGAGATACCATGATTAAATTTCGGCATTGGTCAGTTAATTAGGGATATGTTCTGAAACGCCTATTTCATGACAATAAGAAGGACGCAAATTCATCGATCACGCTTTAGCTAACCAGTGCCGTCGATTTGTTCTGTTCATCAAATGTACGTTGCTTAATCGGATGAATCAGCTTGCTAAACATCTCTCCTCTCCTGTTGCTCGTTAATTATCTATCCTATATATACTCAACCTACTGTCTTCTTCTTATTCATGCAACAAATCCCCCCTCAAATTACTTACTTGCTGGGCTAGCGAAGAACAAGACGATGGAAGAGATAAATAGAGTAACGCTCAAGCTATTTAAGCCTGTGAAGTCAACACTCTAAAAGACAATGACTTTTGATAATGGCAGAGAATTCTGTGGACATGGGAATCTATCTGATAGCTTGAAACTAGAAACTTTCTTTGCAAATTCATATCATTCATGGGAGCGTGGATTGAATAAACACATGAATGGATTTATTAGAGAGTTCTATCCCAAAAGTACGAACTTCAAAATCGTGAAAGAAGATAAGAAGCTCAACTTAATTAAGTTGAGCTTCTTATCTTCTTTCAGAAAGTGGTACATTTCAACAACCATAGACCGAGAAAATCTCTTGACTATCGTGCTCATTACGAAGTATTCTTTGATTCATTAGATACTGTTGCATTTCATCCTTGAATTGGCGCTCATGGATCTCATTCAAAAACATCAACAAACTTTTCCATTAAACCAAGGTATTAATACCCTCCAAGTTTGGCATACCTTCGATCAGTTACTTGGTCTACAAGTCCTTTCTGATATCCAAGGCGATATTTTAGAAATCGGAGTTCTTACAGGAGCAACTATTTCTTTCTTATGTTGCTCTTTACAAAAACAAGAACGAGCTTTTTTACTTGACCCTTACCAAGATATTGAAGCAGTGAAGCAAGTTGTTTCTAAATTTTCAGAGGTTGATGCAAGTCGAATCTTTACTTACCCAATCGATTCTAGAATCGTAGCCAAGAGGCATTCTCAACTACTAGGAGATTATAATCCTTTCTTTAGGTTTGTCCATATTGATGGTGAGCATAGCTATGATGCCGTTTATTCAGATATAGACCTAGCATATAAATATCTTTCCAATGCTGGCGTGATAGTCCTTGATGACATATTCAACATCGCTTCCGCCTGCTGCACTCAAGCTATGTTTGACTATCTCAAGTCAAATCCAAATCTTCAATGCGTGGCGATAGGCTTTAACAAAGCATATCTCTGTGAAAGCAAGTATGTTGGCATTTATAGAAAATTCTTTCTCAGTCTACCTTCTGTTTTAGAAGAAGAAGGCTTACATATTAGACTATGCTTCAATGACTGGGCTTTCGAAAGAGGCTATTTAACTTTTCATAGCGTTAATGAAGGGGAACCCAAATATCAAGCGATAGATAGAGTGTGTTCATCGCTAAATGAAATTTATCACTATTTAGACATCGCCTATCCCTAGTTCAATACTATGCCCATCCTGATTGACTGACAAAAGTCTAGGAAGAGTAGTCGAGAATAGAAGCATAGAACTCAATACGGAAGAATTTCTGGCGATGTTTTCGATGAGAAGCCATAGCAGGCTCAGAGTCAAGATAAGAAGTAAAAGGTTCAGAAGGGAAAAAAGTCCAGTTTTTAGTAAGAGCAGTGTGAATCCAGTTCCAGCCAATTTTAAGATAACTAAGCCCACGAAACCAATGAGGATCAACCAAACGACGATAGCCAGAATCAGCAACCGCTAGCCCTTGGGCAGTCAGAAACAAAGTAGTCATAGCAACAACAAAACAAAGGCGGGAAATAGCAGGAGCCGAACGTAAACGCGAAGATTCCAAGTCAAAGCCATTGGATTTGTCATCCAAGAAGTTTTCCTCAATATCGAACCTAAGCCCATACTCCCAGAAAGTCTTGATGGTGGTGGGTTCAGTGCTGAGAATATACCAATACTCGCGGCTATGAGATTCCCAAGCCGCCGCAATATGTACATTAGTAAGACGCTTAGACTCAGTTTTATGGACTAGGACATTGTGGAGCAACTTGGCTTCACCAAGACGAAGATGTAATTGGTTGACAGTTTGCCAGCGATTCTTGGGATGATGTATCCAGAAATTTCCCTTGATCCTAATCCGACATTGCCACTTTAATTGACGGACATAGTGCACCAATTCTGGATTAGCAAATCCTCGGTCGGCTAATAAAATCACTTTGATATTCATGGGTAATAGTTTCGATGCTCGTTGAAACATGTCCCGATAGCTACTCATCTCCACACTGCTACTGCGATGTTCGATGACACGCCAACATAAGGGCAAAGCTCTTCCCCGATGCACTACACACAATCGAATGATGCAGTATTTTTTCCACAGTTGGCTCGTATCAAAGCTTAGATAGATTTCTCGCTCTTTCCAGTTTGACAATAACTCTTTGATCACTGGACTGTAGAGCTTGGCGGGATTGATCCTTGGATTATTTAGCCATCTTGACAGTTGCCTTTGGGTACTTTGGGCAATTAATGCTTTGGTGTTGATGTGGCTTAGCCATTTGGTTAAATTTACACTCCCTGTAGCGATCATTCCTACCATCATCCATACCATTACTCCTAAATGGCGCACATCTGACCAGTCACTGTATTGACTCCCGAATTTTGTTAGTTCATTATAGATACGTGAGGCGTTTTGGGTCATTTGTCCTATGCTCCTTTTTCTTCAAAAAACAGCATACGCCTCTTTTTTACTCAAATTCAATCTCTGTATACTTTCTTGCTACTTTTGTCAGTCAATCAGATGCCCATCTCACGCAAACGCCTTTAAGAACTTCAAAATATCCCTGATCAAGAAATTGACATTGGTCAGTTAATTATGGATAGGTGCTGAAACACCCATTTCATGACGGTAAAAATGATGCAAATTCGTCGATCATGATTTAAATGACCAGTGCTATTTCTTACGATACAATGAGCCTGAAATACCTTGTCTCGGCGGTTAGAAACGTGATCCACTTAATCGCTTACTCTAGTGATAAACAACCTAAGAGAGTCATTTCGCAATTACTCGAGGTTCACTATTTAGTTGATGTCAGCTAAACCAAATCTAAAAATGGCATAGACATTTTTAGATTTGGTTTAGCTATTCTTTAGCTTTGAGGGCATTTTTAAATCCTAATACCAACAAAATATTGGTTATCGTCAAAAAAGATTCGGCACTACCATGTAGCCAATCGACATTCGCTAATATATCGTGGTATTTAGTTTGAGCATAAATCCCTGCAGGGATGGTAATCGCCACAAACACTAATGTGCCATAAAAACCCCAGAGTCCCAGTTTAGGAAATTGCTTGGATTTGGTCGCAAACCAGAGAAAGGCAAGATAGGGAAATAGAGATAATCCGAATAGGGTTTCTTTTGACATAGATTTATCAAGTTTCGACCGATCGCGAAATTTTCCAAATGAAATAGGTAGCGATCGCTAAAGTACAATTGCCCACTAAGGTCATAGCAGCTTGGACGGTTACTAACCATTCTAAGGAATCAGCATTATCAAAAAAATGCCAAGTCACCGCGCACATAGCACTTACCAAAGCGGGAAACATTCCCCATGCTAAACCTCGCCATCCGCGATCTGGATTTTGTTTGTCATATTGCCAAATGAGCCAAATTGCTAAAACCCATTCGATCACGCTAGATACATGAATGATCCAAGTTGGCAAGGAGAGAGCGTGCATAGTAGTTTATGTTCCTGTTTATAGGTGGTACGAAGCGCCACCTATAAAACTTAGTGTTTTGCTTCGCGCATAGCTAGAAATTCACGAATTTGGCGATCATTGGGTTGTCCTGTGATCGCGCCGATATCTAGAGTCGATAGCGCACCTGCGGCACAGGCATAGGCAATAACCTCATCGGCAAACTGCGGATCTTGTAAGTGGGTAAGTGGTCGATGATAAATCTTGTGAATGAAGGCTGCTAAAAAGGCATCCCCCGCACCCGTTGTATCAATCGAATAGACAGGAAAAGCAGGATGTTTGCTCTGTTTCTCGCCTAAATAATAGCGACAGTCCTTATCGCCATTGGTAATAATAATGCCTTCAAGATGACTATAGGCTTGAGCGATCGCCGCAGGACTAGTTAAACGAAACAGTAACTTAGCTTCATCTTCAGTTAGTTTTAAGAAATCAGTGTATCTTAGCAATACTGGCAACAACTTAGCCACCTGTTGAGGGTTCTTCCAAAACATGGCTCTCCAGTTCACATCAACAATGACCTTCACAAAATTTTCTTCAGCAAGTTTGAGGGCCCGACCGATCACCCTTGAAGTTTGTGGATTAGCTAGCCCTAATGTACCTAGTACAAGGAACTTAGCATCGACAAATAAATGCGCTGGCAGATGCTCCGCCGATAGCAAAGTGTCGGCAAATACAGTTTGAGCATCACCATTGAAACGATTGAAGTGGCGATCGCCTTTAGTATCACGGGTGATATATACTTCACGGGTGACAGCTTCAGGATGCACTTGTACCCCTGAAGTTTCTACACCAGCGACTCCCAATTGCTTCAGTAAGTCGGCTCCTGTGGCATCCTGTCCCACAGCACTAATTAAGCTAACGGGCGTTCCCAGCTTGGCTAAGCCACAGGCAACATTTGCAGGTGCTCCACCTAAATAGGGTTTCCAAGTACTCACTTGGTCATAGGGGACACCTGCATCTTCAGCAATTTGATCGATTAAGACTTCGCCAAGGCAAATTACACGCGGCATAGGCGGATTTTATCGCAGTTATGATGGCAATTTAGACTTTCGCGCTTCAATGATACCAATAGCTGCATCCACTTTATCGGGGAATACAACAACGAGACTGCTCTGAGGGGCGCTATCCAATGCGGCTGTGAGGGCTTCCGCTTCATCAAGAATTGTAATACAGGGAATATTGCTATTTACGTCCTCTACTCCTTGGCGCAGGAGATCGGCAACCGCACGAGGTTTACGTCCGCGTAAGTCTTTATCCTCTTTAATAAAAACGCGACTAAACATGCCTGCCGCTAGCTGCCCTAGTTCAATGATGTCCTCATCGCGGCGATCGCCTGGTGCACCGATCACACCGATCGCTTCACCTTCCCATTTTTGGATAAAATCAGCGATCGCCTTAAATCCTGCAGGGTTGTGAGCATAGTCCACTAAGGCGTGATATTTACCCAAGTTAAATAAATTCATCCGTCCAGGGGTTTGAGCGCTGGAGGCAACAAAGGTAGCTAAGCCCAGACGAATTTGTTCGATCTGCACATCTTGAGTAAAAGCAGCTAAACTGGCTGCAAGGGAATTTTGAATGTTAAAAGCAGCGCGACCACCGAGGGTTAAAGGCACATTTACTGCTTCTTCGATTCGCAATTTCCAGTCACCCTTGAGAATGGTAAGGTAGCCTTCTTCGTAAACCCCTGCAATTCCACCTTGGGCGACATGGGCGGTAATCAAAGGATTATCGGGATTCATGCTGAAGTAGGCAACCTTGGCTTTGACTTCCTTCGCCATCGCGACGACGAGAGGATCATCGGCATTAAGCACCGCATAGCCACTGGGTAAAGCAGTTCTGGCTACGACACTCTTCAATCTTGCCAGATCATCGATAGTATCAATATCGCCAATACCAAGGTGATCGGCTTGGACGTTCATCACAACACCGACATCACAACCATCAAATCCTAAGCCTGATCGCAAAATGCCCCCTCTTGCGGTTTCTAAAACTGCAACTTCCACAGTAGGGTCGCGCAGAATTACCTGAGCGCTGTAGGGACCAGTGGTATCACCTTTTTCAACCAAGCATTCGCCAATATAGATACCGTCGGTGGTGGTGTATCCCACGCGCTTACCCGTTTGCTTGAAAATATGAGCAATCAAGCGTGTAGTCGTTGTTTTGCCATTTGTACCCGTGATCGCCACGATCGGAACTCGCGTCGGCGAACCTACGGGGAATAACATTTCGATGACAGGTGCAGCGACGTTACGTGGTGTACCGATGCTTGGCGCAGTATGCATCCTAAATCCAGGTGCAGCATTAACCTCGACGATTGCCCCATCGGTTTCGCGCACAGGTAAGGAGATATCTTCAGTAACGACATCGATCCCCGCAATATCGAGTCCGATAATTTTTGCTACCCGTTCTGCTAACCAAATATTTTCAGGATGAATCTCGTCGGTGCGATCTACAGATACGCCGCCCGTGCTGAGGTTAGCTGTTGCCTTAAGATAGCAGACCTGTCCTTTCGGAGGTACGGATTCGAGAGTAAAGCCTTGTCTAGCAAGGATATCTAAACTCGTGCGATCAATCTCTATACGGGTAAGCACATTATCATGTCCATCACCACGCCGCGGATCTTGATTGGTAATTTCAATTAGTTGGGAAATTGTGGATACGCCATCACCTGTAACATTGGCTGGCACACGCTCTGCGACGGCGACAAATTTGCCATTAATTACCAAAACACGATGATCTCGACCTGTATGAAAGCGCTCAATAATTACTTCCTCAGAGACTTCCTGCGCCATGTCAAAGGCACTGATCGCCTCTTTGATCGTGCGGACATCAATAGTAATTCCTCGTCCATGATTACCATTGAGGGGTTTAATCACGATCGGAAAGCCGCCCACTTCCGCGATCGCGTCTTCTAAATATTTAGGCGATCGGATCGTCGTTCCCCTTGGCACAGGCACACCCGAATCTCGCAAAATCTGTTTAGTTCCCTCTTTATCGCAAGCTAGTTCAACCGCTAAGATTCCTGTTTTATTAGATAAAGTTGCTTGAATGCGGCTTTGATGCACACCATAGCCCAATTGAATCATGGCGCGGCTACCCAGTTCTAACCAAGGGATATTTCTTGCTTTCGCCTCAGCCACGATCGACTCAGTACTCGGACCTAACTGACCATCCAGACGAATATCTCTTAAATCCTTAAGATCCTCCTGTAGCTCACTGGTGGCATAGGTTCCCGTTTCCAGAATACTGCTGCAAATCCTGACTGCTGCCCGCGCTGCATAACGTCCCGCTTGTTCGGTTTGATATTCAAAAACCACTTGATAAACATTTGGCTCAACAGTTGCTCGGATTGCACCAAACTCGACCTTCATACCAACATAGCCCTGCAAAGCGATCGCAATATCTTTGACAATTTCCGCCAGAAAATCAGCATCGCTAATATTTGGTTGCTGAGCAATATCCTTTCCCGCTAAGCTAGGCAATACTTTTGTTAGATTTTGATAAAAACTAGCCCGTTGTACTTGAAAACCCTCTAGATCTAGGCGTGCAACTACAAGCTGATGCCGTTGAATACTCCAATAGTTTGGACCCCGTAATGTTTGGATTTTGAGAATTTTCATAGTCAAGCGTCTTTAAGGTGCATCCAATGCCTAAGTTTCGAGTATTTAATCCTAGCGATCTTATGGATCATCATTTTGTATAAATTGAACCAAATTGACATTTTCAGCACTCATATTACTGAAAATATCCTAATTAAATAACATAAGGGAACAAGAGAATTTAATCCCTTATTCCCCAAATATTTCTCAATATTAAAGAGGCTCATCGGTATGCTGATGTTGTTGAGGCAAAGTCTCAATACGACCAGGGATTGGCTTTTGGTTTGGTTGTAAACCCGACAACATCCGTGATAGCTGTAAGCCATCCAGAACAGGCTTAGTCTCACGAATTTTATGCCATACCGATCGCGCCATTAGCAAAGAATGCCCTTGACGCTTAGCCTGAATTCTTTCTAAGTAGTCCTCACGCTCAGGCTGGTAGTCGGCTGAGGACAGCTGTAAGCTTGCCCCTTCAGGAGATTGCTTCATGACTATTTGGGCAATTTGCGAGGTGAGTTCAGGATAAAGCCACGTATAGGCAGGATGTACCGTAAGCTGGCAATGGTGCATAAGCTTTTCGCCAAGTTGATTTACGTTAGGACGCTGTAATAGTAAATAAAAGTATCCGATCGCTGCTTTACGTTGAGGCTCATAGACATAGCCTGATACGTCTTGCAACTGGTTAATTAGTAGAGAACCATGATTAATCAGCTTATCGATCACTTTAGAGCGAAAATCGTCAACATTGAGGTCATAAACCTGCCGAATTTGCGGTGGCATCGCCGCCGTATCGAGTTGATAGAGTAAACTGGCATCAGCGTTACTGACAGGCATCAAATTAGGCAAATCAGGAGAATGTTGGGCTAGTTCCTTGATGCTCTCCATACTAATTTCCCAATCCGTAAATTGAGCGAGGGGTTGAAATCCATTCTGGCGATACAGGGCAATTGTATCTTTTTGATTAATATCAACCTGCAAGACCCATGTTCTAGCTTCCAAACAAGATTCTAAGCAATAGCGGATTAGTTGAGTGCCAACATTGTGTTGACCATTCTGAGCTTCAGGCAAAATAACAATGCGATCAATTTTCCAAGTACTACTGTTGCTATTGAATGGGGAAACCCGAATAAAACCTTGAATCACGCCATTGCATTCTGAGACATAGGCTCTTACATAGGGTTTAAGGAGAGTTTGCACAGGTGCAGGCAACCAGCTTGCGAGCTGATGCAAATTAATTTTTTGACGACTGCGACATCCACTTAGATCGCTGACAGCAATCTGTTCGAGATCTTGAGGCGAAGCAAATCGCTGGATAAACTCTAGATCTCGATGTTGAAGCGGACGGATCGTGTTACCAAGCACTGGGAAAGATTGCATAGCACGTGCTAGAAAGGAATTTAGTGAAGCTTAGGAATTGTTAGCTCAATATTTAAGAGTGATCTTAATACATATCCACTCGAACTAGACTGAAAAGCTATAAGTCTTCAGAAATAAGGTCATTAACCTATGAGGTTTATTTTCCCACCCTCGGTGGGAAAATAAGATGTTACCAACTAATTAAAAACAGTGCGATGTTGCAAGGATGGCATTTGGCGGCGAATTTGGTCAATGCGCGATGGTTGAATCTCTGCGATCGCTACACCTGTGCGATCGCCAGCATCTGCGAGGACAATGCCCCAAGGATCAATGATCATCGCATGTCCGTGGGAGTGGCGACGCGGAGTATGCATTCCCACCTGAGCAGGCGCAATCACATAACTCGTATTTTCGATCGCCCTTGCCTGTAATAAGACTTGCCAATGATCTTTACCTGTAAAGGCTGTAAAGGCGGCAGGCACAAACATCACATTTGCGCCATTTTTAGACAAGTGACGATATAGTTCAGGAAATCTCACGTCGTAGCAGACCGATAGCCCTAAATTGCCATACTGCTCAGAGTAGTAAACAGGTGGTGCTTCTTCGCCAGCGAGAATCGTGGCTGACTCTTGATAGGTATTACCGTCGGGCAGGTTGACATCAAACAGGTGCATTTTGCGATAACGGGCGAGTTCTTCACCCTCACGACCAACTAATAAAGCCGTGTTGTACATCTTGCCAGCATTACCGTTACTAGCATTAGATACTGGTACTGGGAAACCACCACCAAGTAGCAGAATTTGATAACGTTGGGCGATCGTAATCAAAAACTTTTCGCTTTTTTCCGCAATTTCAGTAGCAAGCCTGATCTTTTCATTTTCATCGCCCAAAAATGGAAAGTTTTCAGGTAAACAGACTAATTCTGCTCCTCGATTT includes:
- a CDS encoding putative nucleotide-diphospho-sugar transferase; this encodes MLDNYLSVMETMDEALMYCQYVESCCFDINFLDSLDIDIEGTNWNEPQSALDFNNVAVMALIAADNSDDSNEKRLYLEYAIETLKKGIDITNSLLCKAHLAIVCVLTGELDKAKDLAYRYLSESFQNSDLNNDLGLIYLPTHSQIWKNFAQTKLPEILTLSDGNKQALSIMTGILYQIQSDFKLNDYRILLVVSGGLKEFVENTVVSIRNCNIDPQYIEIFTPSSVIEELSELRSQYGIGNITAIEDIVENIVLKNNNAYHNYGTGEFGKFTLSKWIAIKHLLNQGVKQVIYTDVDIAWRQNPLPMLQQIGNHYSLSIQTEGTANFPPHFCTGFMSFVNNDFSHRLLDSLINLHSHFIQTNPEYHDQIVINHLIQSSPYLLTNIFSLSELLFANGMSACLLSVSDSELSSIQSGRPNPMIFHANWTVGLQNKKYMLQKTGNWFLEEKLSQSQAKKYKVANHEILLPIDQ
- a CDS encoding FkbM family methyltransferase, with the protein product MNQYVNVPILCIEGHPDFIPFLKHNALIIGNIDIAPYFIGEDDQTVSLDNVSSKGGTASITNATTSRNPEKNIQLKSLKSILDAYPQFRQPKLIKIDCDGFDFEIILNSIVTIRSIRPVICFEYDISFRSNGINEAVSTIDKLVESDYSHFLVYDNFGNYLISIDYNLRDRFDDLNHCLKCNRYQSGEVTIYYLDVYAFHRYDYDLFIEARKTELLPC
- a CDS encoding class I SAM-dependent methyltransferase, translated to MDLIQKHQQTFPLNQGINTLQVWHTFDQLLGLQVLSDIQGDILEIGVLTGATISFLCCSLQKQERAFLLDPYQDIEAVKQVVSKFSEVDASRIFTYPIDSRIVAKRHSQLLGDYNPFFRFVHIDGEHSYDAVYSDIDLAYKYLSNAGVIVLDDIFNIASACCTQAMFDYLKSNPNLQCVAIGFNKAYLCESKYVGIYRKFFLSLPSVLEEEGLHIRLCFNDWAFERGYLTFHSVNEGEPKYQAIDRVCSSLNEIYHYLDIAYP
- a CDS encoding DUF3593 domain-containing protein encodes the protein MSKETLFGLSLFPYLAFLWFATKSKQFPKLGLWGFYGTLVFVAITIPAGIYAQTKYHDILANVDWLHGSAESFLTITNILLVLGFKNALKAKE
- a CDS encoding DUF2499 domain-containing protein, with amino-acid sequence MHALSLPTWIIHVSSVIEWVLAIWLIWQYDKQNPDRGWRGLAWGMFPALVSAMCAVTWHFFDNADSLEWLVTVQAAMTLVGNCTLAIATYFIWKISRSVET
- a CDS encoding carbohydrate kinase family protein; amino-acid sequence: MPRVICLGEVLIDQIAEDAGVPYDQVSTWKPYLGGAPANVACGLAKLGTPVSLISAVGQDATGADLLKQLGVAGVETSGVQVHPEAVTREVYITRDTKGDRHFNRFNGDAQTVFADTLLSAEHLPAHLFVDAKFLVLGTLGLANPQTSRVIGRALKLAEENFVKVIVDVNWRAMFWKNPQQVAKLLPVLLRYTDFLKLTEDEAKLLFRLTSPAAIAQAYSHLEGIIITNGDKDCRYYLGEKQSKHPAFPVYSIDTTGAGDAFLAAFIHKIYHRPLTHLQDPQFADEVIAYACAAGALSTLDIGAITGQPNDRQIREFLAMREAKH
- the cphA gene encoding cyanophycin synthetase, with translation MKILKIQTLRGPNYWSIQRHQLVVARLDLEGFQVQRASFYQNLTKVLPSLAGKDIAQQPNISDADFLAEIVKDIAIALQGYVGMKVEFGAIRATVEPNVYQVVFEYQTEQAGRYAARAAVRICSSILETGTYATSELQEDLKDLRDIRLDGQLGPSTESIVAEAKARNIPWLELGSRAMIQLGYGVHQSRIQATLSNKTGILAVELACDKEGTKQILRDSGVPVPRGTTIRSPKYLEDAIAEVGGFPIVIKPLNGNHGRGITIDVRTIKEAISAFDMAQEVSEEVIIERFHTGRDHRVLVINGKFVAVAERVPANVTGDGVSTISQLIEITNQDPRRGDGHDNVLTRIEIDRTSLDILARQGFTLESVPPKGQVCYLKATANLSTGGVSVDRTDEIHPENIWLAERVAKIIGLDIAGIDVVTEDISLPVRETDGAIVEVNAAPGFRMHTAPSIGTPRNVAAPVIEMLFPVGSPTRVPIVAITGTNGKTTTTRLIAHIFKQTGKRVGYTTTDGIYIGECLVEKGDTTGPYSAQVILRDPTVEVAVLETARGGILRSGLGFDGCDVGVVMNVQADHLGIGDIDTIDDLARLKSVVARTALPSGYAVLNADDPLVVAMAKEVKAKVAYFSMNPDNPLITAHVAQGGIAGVYEEGYLTILKGDWKLRIEEAVNVPLTLGGRAAFNIQNSLAASLAAFTQDVQIEQIRLGLATFVASSAQTPGRMNLFNLGKYHALVDYAHNPAGFKAIADFIQKWEGEAIGVIGAPGDRRDEDIIELGQLAAGMFSRVFIKEDKDLRGRKPRAVADLLRQGVEDVNSNIPCITILDEAEALTAALDSAPQSSLVVVFPDKVDAAIGIIEARKSKLPS
- a CDS encoding GNAT family N-acetyltransferase, translated to MQSFPVLGNTIRPLQHRDLEFIQRFASPQDLEQIAVSDLSGCRSRQKINLHQLASWLPAPVQTLLKPYVRAYVSECNGVIQGFIRVSPFNSNSSTWKIDRIVILPEAQNGQHNVGTQLIRYCLESCLEARTWVLQVDINQKDTIALYRQNGFQPLAQFTDWEISMESIKELAQHSPDLPNLMPVSNADASLLYQLDTAAMPPQIRQVYDLNVDDFRSKVIDKLINHGSLLINQLQDVSGYVYEPQRKAAIGYFYLLLQRPNVNQLGEKLMHHCQLTVHPAYTWLYPELTSQIAQIVMKQSPEGASLQLSSADYQPEREDYLERIQAKRQGHSLLMARSVWHKIRETKPVLDGLQLSRMLSGLQPNQKPIPGRIETLPQQHQHTDEPL
- a CDS encoding carbon-nitrogen hydrolase family protein — its product is MKSYLAAAVQMTSVSDVDKNLAQAEDLIQLAVNRGAELVCLPENFPFLGDENEKIRLATEIAEKSEKFLITIAQRYQILLLGGGFPVPVSNASNGNAGKMYNTALLVGREGEELARYRKMHLFDVNLPDGNTYQESATILAGEEAPPVYYSEQYGNLGLSVCYDVRFPELYRHLSKNGANVMFVPAAFTAFTGKDHWQVLLQARAIENTSYVIAPAQVGMHTPRRHSHGHAMIIDPWGIVLADAGDRTGVAIAEIQPSRIDQIRRQMPSLQHRTVFN